The genome window AGGCTTTCGGTTGTCATGCGTGAGCCGAACGAAGAATCCCTTATTTCAGGTGGAAACCCTTTGCTTATTCCTTTGCCCGGCCAAGGATGACATAAAAAGGTATTATACCCGCGCGAAGGTCCGTTCCAGGTAACGAAGTCCCCAATTGCCGATCACGTGCAGAGCGCTCCATTCGTTCAGCTTGTGGACGCGGGTCGTGCGTTCGCGCAAGGCCTTTAGAAAATTCATTGCGGTGTTGCCTTCGAATTCGGTTACGCCAAAACCGATGGTATCAATCACATGCGCATCGCTGCTTCCGGTTTGCGCAATGTTCAGTCCGTTGGCGAAGATGCGCGCATAATGGTTGCTCAACCGGTCAATGGCAGTGCCGTTATAGGTCTCGATTCCGATCAATGTCTCAGCCGCCTGTGGGTTGCGCAAGGCCTTCAAAATGGAGAGTGCGCTCAGGCTTTTCATGCCCATGCCGCCTGCCATCGGGTGCGGAGCGATGCATATACCGCCAAGTTCGCGCACTTTCAGAATCGTATCGATCA of Anaerolineales bacterium contains these proteins:
- a CDS encoding PHP domain-containing protein, translating into MGLADLHVHTTYSYDGTATVNAVLRRAREIGLNVIAITDHDEMRGALEAVQLASRYGIEVIPGIEITTADGDLLALFITDKVAAGLPVIDTILKVRELGGICIAPHPMAGGMGMKSLSALSILKALRNPQAAETLIGIETYNGTAIDRLSNHYARIFANGLNIAQTGSSDAHVIDTIGFGVTEFEGNTAMNFLKALRERTTRVHKLNEWSALHVIGNWGLRYLERTFARV